One Mesotoga sp. UBA6090 DNA segment encodes these proteins:
- a CDS encoding sugar kinase, translating to MKPEVLSFGEPLAAFYSKDRRSLSKAGEFDMTWGGDTSNVALGISKLGHSSGYITRVGNDAFGEGFIDLWRSHSVDTTNVIVDTTRLTGVYFASFTGEGHEFIYRRKDAAASTYSTEDAESVDLDGVKILHLSGVSQAISRQCLEASFALMNRARENGAVISFDLNYRSKLWSRDLAKSIYLSVISNYADIVSLNDDEQEVLGMKGNPDDAANSLLELGPKIVALRCGVKGAVIATRKRSVKGKAKKVEVADTVGAGDTFTASLLCCYLEDRDVEDSLQFALSAAALTCTKTGSTEGQPSKKQVLDFLGGNPVTQ from the coding sequence GTGAAACCAGAAGTCCTGAGTTTTGGTGAACCTCTTGCAGCATTCTATAGCAAAGATAGACGGAGTCTTTCCAAGGCCGGTGAGTTCGACATGACCTGGGGAGGAGACACCTCAAATGTGGCTCTTGGAATTTCAAAGCTCGGTCATTCCTCAGGCTATATTACTAGAGTTGGGAACGATGCTTTTGGAGAAGGTTTTATCGATCTCTGGAGATCACACAGTGTTGACACGACCAACGTCATCGTCGATACTACTCGTCTAACCGGAGTGTATTTTGCTAGCTTTACTGGTGAAGGACATGAGTTTATTTATAGGAGAAAAGACGCGGCCGCAAGTACATACAGCACAGAAGACGCAGAATCAGTTGATCTTGACGGAGTTAAGATCCTTCACCTAAGCGGAGTTTCTCAGGCGATCAGTAGACAGTGTCTCGAAGCGAGTTTTGCGCTCATGAATAGGGCAAGAGAGAATGGCGCGGTTATCTCATTCGATTTGAATTATCGCAGTAAACTCTGGTCGAGAGATCTTGCGAAATCAATATATCTTAGTGTTATTTCAAATTATGCCGATATAGTCTCTCTAAACGATGACGAGCAAGAGGTGCTAGGCATGAAGGGCAATCCAGACGATGCTGCCAATTCCCTTTTAGAACTCGGCCCCAAAATAGTCGCCCTCAGGTGTGGAGTAAAGGGAGCGGTCATAGCGACCAGAAAGAGAAGCGTGAAGGGCAAAGCAAAGAAGGTTGAAGTAGCTGACACAGTTGGTGCAGGAGACACATTTACAGCATCCTTACTGTGCTGTTACCTGGAAGACAGGGATGTGGAAGATTCCCTTCAGTTTGCACTTTCGGCCGCGGCATTGACTTGTACTAAAACTGGTTCTACAGAAGGACAACCGTCTAAGAAACAGGTTCTCGATTTTCTTGGGGGAAACCCTGTTACTCAATAG
- a CDS encoding sugar kinase has protein sequence MKRALGLGEIMVQMNPTEKGALRFQTLFERHVAGSEANTIIQMQRLGIGCSFLTAVGADEFGKVIIDSLRLEGVETDGIVQDHANPTAVYFVQRSYPVPDKTMVYYYRKGSAAAHFGPDNLRDKYFEGVDLFLVSGITPALSESCNEAALRSVELAKKHGAQVAFDTNIRINLLKTRENAMKILDPFIREANILFTGAGDLAMLFGDDTEKAREEIVKKAQSAEIAVFKKGSDGVEALVNGKRYSMPSYKVPVIDELGAGDACDGAFLASYLQGKSIEDSLRYANVAGAITVSLKGDIEPLPDWQAIETFLSVHGAGEKRLLR, from the coding sequence ATGAAGAGAGCTCTCGGGCTTGGAGAAATAATGGTGCAGATGAACCCAACCGAAAAGGGGGCTCTTCGTTTTCAGACTCTTTTTGAAAGACATGTGGCAGGTTCTGAAGCGAACACGATTATCCAGATGCAGCGATTGGGAATAGGATGTTCATTCCTGACTGCCGTTGGAGCGGATGAGTTCGGAAAGGTTATAATCGACTCGCTCCGATTAGAAGGAGTAGAAACGGACGGTATCGTTCAAGACCATGCCAACCCAACCGCTGTGTACTTCGTCCAGAGAAGCTATCCTGTGCCGGACAAGACTATGGTCTATTACTATAGAAAAGGCTCGGCTGCTGCACATTTTGGCCCGGATAACTTGAGAGACAAATATTTTGAGGGTGTGGATCTCTTTCTGGTAAGTGGAATAACTCCCGCTCTTAGTGAAAGCTGCAATGAAGCTGCTTTGAGGAGTGTTGAGCTCGCAAAGAAACATGGAGCTCAAGTCGCTTTTGATACCAACATAAGGATCAATCTGCTCAAGACGCGTGAAAACGCGATGAAGATATTAGACCCATTTATTCGAGAAGCAAACATTCTCTTCACCGGTGCCGGCGATTTGGCAATGTTGTTTGGCGACGATACGGAAAAAGCGAGAGAAGAGATCGTAAAGAAGGCGCAATCTGCCGAAATAGCCGTTTTCAAGAAGGGCTCCGACGGAGTGGAAGCCTTAGTAAATGGTAAGAGATATTCAATGCCTTCATACAAGGTCCCGGTGATAGATGAACTGGGGGCGGGCGACGCCTGTGATGGAGCCTTCCTCGCAAGTTACCTTCAGGGGAAAAGCATTGAAGATTCGCTTCGATATGCGAATGTCGCCGGCGCGATAACGGTCAGCTTGAAGGGCGATATTGAACCTTTGCCCGACTGGCAAGCAATTGAAACCTTCCTTAGTGTACACGGTGCAGGCGAGAAGAGGCTACTGAGGTGA
- a CDS encoding dihydrodipicolinate synthase family protein, which yields MGAFKGIIPPVLTTFDSEGNIDEKRYLNLIDFLSRKVHGLFACGTYGSGPLMNVDERKKVTELAVKGAENRVPVIAHIGSSNPDDIFELAKHAKRAGAKAVATVVPFYFPYSQADIVRFFKKLIELSELPVFIYNNPKTTGVTIDVETLKKLKDVGLYGIKDSTFDLLYFYGVKFNMNMDEFCYISGTEAFIVPSVALGADAAICGLANALPEPVVELYDETMKPDYKKALELQVRVNRLRDIQHFAQSIPAIHAMLKMRGIDPGYPRHPYTLVEDSIYQKIENALKEMKAL from the coding sequence TTGGGAGCTTTTAAAGGCATTATTCCACCAGTACTAACAACATTTGACTCAGAGGGAAATATCGATGAGAAACGGTATCTCAATCTCATAGATTTTCTTTCCAGAAAGGTACATGGTTTGTTTGCCTGCGGAACATACGGTTCTGGACCGTTAATGAATGTCGATGAACGAAAGAAAGTAACTGAACTTGCTGTAAAAGGGGCAGAAAACAGGGTTCCTGTTATAGCCCATATAGGTTCGAGCAACCCTGACGACATCTTCGAACTCGCAAAACACGCGAAACGTGCGGGCGCCAAAGCTGTAGCGACAGTTGTGCCCTTCTACTTCCCATACTCTCAGGCGGACATAGTCAGATTTTTTAAGAAGCTAATAGAGTTATCGGAGCTTCCAGTTTTCATCTATAACAACCCAAAGACAACTGGAGTAACAATAGATGTTGAAACACTCAAAAAACTCAAGGACGTGGGGCTGTATGGGATAAAGGACAGTACCTTTGATCTTCTGTATTTCTATGGTGTCAAGTTCAATATGAATATGGATGAATTCTGCTATATTAGCGGAACTGAAGCATTCATAGTCCCCTCAGTAGCACTGGGTGCCGACGCAGCGATCTGTGGTTTAGCGAACGCTCTTCCGGAACCTGTAGTCGAACTGTATGATGAAACTATGAAACCTGATTACAAGAAGGCCCTGGAACTTCAGGTGAGGGTGAACAGACTGAGAGACATTCAGCATTTCGCTCAAAGTATTCCCGCAATTCACGCAATGTTGAAGATGAGAGGTATTGATCCCGGATATCCACGGCACCCCTACACTCTCGTAGAAGACTCCATTTACCAGAAGATCGAGAATGCACTGAAAGAAATGAAGGCACTCTAG